One genomic segment of Paraburkholderia hospita includes these proteins:
- a CDS encoding SDR family NAD(P)-dependent oxidoreductase translates to MSNSQKVAIVTGASQGIGAEIVKGFREHGYRVVAVARSIKPSDDANVVAIAGDIGDRAVAQRAVSEAIARFGRIDTLINNAGIFIAKPFTQYTAEDYAAVLNVNVNGFFHITQLAIAEMEKNKSGHVLQISTSLVDHAISGVPSVLASLTKGGLNAATKSLAIEYAKSGIRANAVSPGIIKSPMHAPETHEALGSLHPVGHMGEMSDIVNAVLYLDSASFVTGEILHVDGGQSAGH, encoded by the coding sequence ATGAGCAATTCGCAAAAAGTCGCAATCGTCACAGGTGCATCGCAAGGCATTGGCGCCGAGATCGTCAAGGGCTTCCGTGAGCACGGTTATCGCGTCGTCGCTGTCGCGCGCTCGATCAAGCCGTCGGACGATGCGAACGTCGTGGCGATCGCCGGCGACATCGGCGACCGCGCAGTCGCGCAACGCGCCGTTTCGGAAGCGATTGCACGCTTCGGCCGCATCGACACGCTGATCAACAACGCAGGCATTTTCATCGCCAAGCCGTTCACGCAATACACGGCCGAAGACTACGCCGCCGTGCTGAATGTGAATGTGAACGGCTTCTTCCACATCACGCAGCTCGCCATCGCCGAGATGGAAAAGAACAAGAGCGGCCACGTCCTGCAGATCTCGACGAGCCTCGTCGATCACGCAATCTCGGGCGTGCCGTCGGTTCTCGCGTCGCTGACCAAGGGCGGCCTGAACGCCGCAACGAAGTCGCTCGCGATCGAATACGCGAAGTCGGGCATCCGCGCGAACGCTGTATCGCCCGGCATCATCAAGTCGCCGATGCACGCGCCGGAAACGCACGAAGCACTGGGTTCGCTGCATCCCGTCGGCCACATGGGCGAGATGAGCGACATCGTCAATGCAGTGCTGTATCTCGATTCCGCGTCGTTCGTCACGGGCGAGATCCTGCACGTCGACGGCGGCCAGAGCGCAGGCCACTAA
- a CDS encoding NAD(P)H-dependent flavin oxidoreductase, which yields MSTRSEGKPLLSLLGISKPIIQAPMAGVSTPALAAAVSNAGGLGSLGVGAMKADAARKTIRDTRALTSAPFNINVFCHAPATANAKVEQEWLTWLAPQFAKYGARAPEKLAEIYTSFVEDKAMLDVFVEEKPAVVSFHFGLPSKEVIKALKDAGITLLASATNLDEAQQVVDAGVDAIVAQGVEAGGHRGMFDTQAFDEGLGTFALTRLLVERFDLPVIASGGIMDGAGIAAVLALGAQAAQLGTAFVPCPETSIDDGYRRAILGDAALHTTMTSAISGRLARSMVNRFTELGRAADRPATPDYPVTYDAGKALHAAAKAQGEFGFGAQWAGQAAALARSLPAAELVARLEAELDEAIRRLQQFAR from the coding sequence ATGAGCACTCGTTCCGAAGGCAAGCCGCTGTTGAGTTTGTTGGGCATCAGTAAGCCAATCATTCAGGCGCCGATGGCAGGCGTCAGCACGCCGGCGCTGGCGGCCGCCGTATCCAATGCGGGCGGCCTCGGCTCGCTCGGCGTGGGCGCGATGAAAGCCGACGCGGCGCGCAAGACGATCCGCGACACGCGCGCGTTGACGAGCGCGCCGTTCAACATCAACGTCTTCTGCCACGCGCCCGCCACGGCCAATGCAAAAGTCGAACAGGAATGGCTGACGTGGCTCGCGCCGCAATTCGCGAAGTACGGCGCACGCGCGCCTGAAAAGCTCGCCGAGATCTACACGAGCTTTGTCGAAGACAAAGCGATGCTCGACGTGTTTGTCGAGGAAAAGCCGGCCGTCGTGAGCTTCCATTTCGGCCTGCCGTCGAAAGAAGTCATCAAGGCGCTGAAGGACGCGGGCATCACGCTGCTGGCGTCGGCGACGAATCTGGACGAAGCGCAGCAGGTGGTCGATGCGGGCGTCGATGCGATCGTCGCGCAGGGCGTCGAAGCGGGCGGCCATCGCGGCATGTTCGACACGCAAGCCTTCGATGAAGGCCTCGGCACGTTCGCGCTCACCCGTCTTCTCGTGGAGAGATTCGATCTGCCCGTTATCGCGTCGGGCGGCATCATGGACGGCGCCGGCATTGCCGCGGTGCTCGCGCTCGGCGCACAGGCCGCGCAACTCGGAACGGCGTTCGTGCCGTGCCCGGAGACGTCGATCGACGACGGCTACCGTCGCGCGATTCTCGGCGATGCCGCGCTTCACACGACGATGACGTCGGCGATTTCGGGCCGTTTGGCGCGTAGCATGGTCAACCGCTTCACGGAACTGGGCCGCGCGGCCGATCGTCCTGCGACGCCGGATTACCCTGTCACCTACGATGCAGGCAAGGCGCTGCACGCGGCCGCGAAAGCGCAGGGCGAGTTCGGCTTCGGCGCGCAATGGGCTGGCCAGGCAGCGGCGCTGGCGCGTTCGCTGCCTGCTGCGGAACTCGTCGCGCGGCTCGAGGCGGAGCTCGACGAAGCGATCCGTCGATTGCAGCAGTTCGCCCGCTGA
- a CDS encoding tautomerase family protein, whose product MPIVTIQVTREGNTPGTSAVTPEEKAQLIKGTSELLLKVLNKPLEATFVVIQEVEKENWGWGGLPVDEYRRLKAEKKD is encoded by the coding sequence ATGCCTATCGTGACTATTCAGGTTACGCGCGAGGGAAATACGCCCGGCACGAGCGCAGTAACGCCGGAAGAGAAGGCGCAACTCATCAAGGGAACGAGCGAGTTGCTGCTGAAGGTGCTGAACAAGCCGCTGGAAGCAACCTTCGTCGTTATTCAGGAGGTCGAGAAGGAAAACTGGGGATGGGGTGGGTTGCCGGTTGACGAGTATCGTCGGCTGAAAGCCGAGAAGAAGGACTGA
- a CDS encoding MOSC domain-containing protein, whose translation MDEPTTHAETGGTTRLGGARLLSINIGVCQPLDVGLASEGLSVESAIRKRSVSSASEGAVVEVKKLGLVGDEQADLSVHGGLDKAVYLYPFEHYAWWRQRRIEADLPDAGEPLAFGMLGENLTTQGLLESDLWVGDTLVIDQVRLRVEAPRSPCFKLNAAMGYRKAVKHMYLSGFAGVYLSVLQTGFIQAGARIEVVPGRREESVSNILDWRRGKARREP comes from the coding sequence ATGGATGAACCGACAACGCATGCAGAAACCGGCGGCACGACGCGGCTAGGCGGCGCAAGGCTGCTTTCGATCAACATCGGCGTGTGCCAGCCGCTCGACGTTGGACTCGCATCCGAAGGTCTGAGCGTCGAGTCGGCGATCCGCAAGCGTTCGGTGAGCAGCGCGAGCGAAGGCGCGGTGGTCGAAGTGAAGAAGCTCGGGCTTGTGGGCGACGAGCAGGCCGACCTCAGCGTTCACGGGGGCCTCGACAAGGCCGTTTATCTCTATCCGTTCGAACACTATGCGTGGTGGCGGCAACGGCGCATCGAGGCCGATCTACCCGATGCGGGCGAGCCGTTGGCATTCGGCATGCTCGGTGAGAATCTGACGACGCAGGGCTTGCTGGAATCGGATCTTTGGGTTGGCGATACGCTCGTGATTGATCAGGTCAGGTTACGGGTGGAAGCGCCGCGCAGCCCCTGTTTCAAGCTCAATGCTGCGATGGGGTACAGGAAAGCGGTCAAGCATATGTATCTGAGTGGATTTGCCGGTGTGTATCTGAGCGTCCTGCAGACGGGGTTTATTCAGGCTGGCGCACGCATTGAAGTCGTGCCGGGGCGTAGGGAGGAGTCGGTGAGCAACATTCTCGACTGGCGGCGCGGGAAGGCTCGGCGGGAGCCATGA